The following nucleotide sequence is from Barnesiella viscericola DSM 18177.
CTACCTGCGGCGCGACACGATGGACGAGCTGCTTGATGACGTGGAGTATGGTGACGATTTTGAAGGCATACGCAACAAACTGATCATCGAGATGTTCTACAGTACCGGAATCCGTCGGGCCGAGTTGATAGGATTGCATGACGATGATGTGCGGGCTGAGGAGATAAAGGTGACCGGTAAGCGCAACAAGCAGCGTCTGGTGCCTTACGGCCCGGAACTGGCGGCGCTGATAGCCGACTATCGAAAGGCTCGTCGGGAAGCCGGGTTTGCTCACGCCGACTATTTCTTTGTAAAGAAAGACGGTGAACCCCTCTATCCGCAATTGGTTTATCGGGTAGTCAAGCAAGCCCTGTCGCAGGTATGCACACTCGAAAAAAAGAGTCCGCACGTGCTGCGTCATACCTTTGCCTCGGTCATGCTCAACAACGGCGCAGGTCTCAATAGTGTCAAGGAACTGCTCGGGCACCATTCGTTAGCTTCAACCGAAGTATATACACATATTACGTTTGAAGAGCTAAAACAAAGTTATAACCAGGCTTTCCCGAAAAGGAAGCCATAAAAAAAGGAGGGAATATGGAAATTCGTATTCAAGCTATTCATTTCGATGCATCGGAGAAACTGGAAAAGTTCATTCAGAAGAAGGTATCCAAACTCGAACAATATTACGATGGTATCATCGCCGTGGAGGTTTCATTAAAGGTGGTAAAACCCGAGACGGCACAAAATAAAGAGGCCGGCATCAAAGTACTTATCCCGAGAAACGAAGCTGTATTTTCGAGCAAAGTGGCTGATTCTTTTGAAGAAGCGGTCGATGTGGCTGTCGATGCACTGGCCAAGCAGCTGGTGAAATCCAAAGAAAAGATGAGAGAAAAGTAAAAAAAATGTACTGATATTTTTGTAGTTTAAAATTAATGCCTAAATTTGCACCCGTTTCTCACCGACACGCAGCGTGACAAGCGGGTGCAAAATTGTCCCCGGCAAAAGAAACGGGGCGAGCCGGACGGCAGGGCGGAGGCCTTTGCCGGGGAGACAAAAGAAATGGGCAAATACCAGAGTGGCCAAATGGGGCAGACTGTAAATCTGCTGGCTTACGCCTTCGGTGGTTCGAATCCATCTTTGCCCACGTAGAGATTGCGGAAGTAGCTCAGTTGATAGAGCATCAGCCTTCCAAGCTGAGGGTCGCGAGTTTGAGCCTCGTCTTCCGCTCGAAAAAGAAATTATTGCCAATGTAGCTCAGGGGTAGAGCACTTCCTTGGTAAGGAAGAGGTCACGGGTTCAAATCCCGTCATCGGCTCCAAGTTTTTAGAAACGCTAATCATTTTATAAAAAATACAAAACTATGGCAAAAGAACAGTTTCAACGTACCAAACCCCACGTAAACATTGGTACTATTGGTCACGTAGACCACGGTAAAACGACCTTGACCGCCGCCATTACGATGGTTCTTGCAAAGAAAGGTCTTTCGGAAATGCGCTCGTTCGACTCGATCGATAACGCACCTGAAGAGAAAGAACGTGGTATCACAATTAATACTTCGCACGTAGAATATGAAACTGCAAACCGTCACTATGCACACGTTGACTGCCCGGGTCACGCCGACTATGTAAAGAACATGGTAACCGGTGCTGCTCAAATGGACGGTGCTATTATCGTAGTTGCAGCAACTGATGGTCCTATGCCTCAAACTCGTGAGCACATCTTGTTGGCCCGTCAGGTGAACGTGCCTCGTATCGTTGTGTTCCTGAACAAATGTGATATGGTAGACGACGAAGAGATGCTCGAACTCGTTGAAATGGAGATGAGAGAGCTGCTCAACGCCTATGAATATGATGGTGACAACACGCCTATTATCCGTGGCTCTGCTCTGGGTGCCTTGAATGGCGAACCCAAATGGGAAGAGAAAATCATGGAGCTGATGGACGCCGTAGATACTTGGATTCCTCTGCCTCCGCGTGATGTTGATAAACCCTTCTTGATGCCTGTTGAGGACGTATTCTCGATCACTGGTCGTGGTACTGTTGCTACGGGTCGTATCGAAGCCGGTCGCGTAAAAGTTGGCGACGAGGTACAAATCCTGGGCTTGGGTGCCGACAAGAAATCGGTTGTAACCGGTGTTGAGATGTTCCGTAAGATCCTCGACGAAGGTGAAGCTGGTGATAACGTAGGTCTGTTGCTCCGTGGTATCGACAAGAACGAAATCAAACGTGGTATGGTAATCTGCCACCCGGGACAAGTAAAACCCCACTCGGAATTCAAGGCTCAAGTTTATATCTTGAAGAAAGAAGAAGGTGGTCGTCACACTCCGTTCCACAACCACTATCGTCCTCAATTCTACATCCGTACGCTTGACGTAACGGGCGAAATCACTCTCCCCGAAGGTGTAGAAATGGTAATGCCTGGTGACCACGTAACCATCAACGTGAAACTCATCACGCCGGTTGCTTGCGACAAAGGTCTGCGCTTCGCAATCCGTGAAGGTGGTCGTACGGTAGGTTCGGGTCAAATCACCGAAATCCTCGACTAATATTCCACGCGAATTTAGTACTGAAAAATCATAAAAATCAGCCCTCACGCGGGGCTGATTTTATACGGGTCTAGCTCAGTTGGTAGAGCACTGGTCTCCAAAACCAGGTGTCGGGAGTTCGAGTCTCTCGACCCGTGCAAAACTTAATGAAGCAATGAAGAAATTGAAAATACTTGCCGATATCCAGGATTCTTACAATGAACTGGTTCATAAAGTATCTTGGCCTACCAAATCGGAGTTGGCAAATAGCGCAGTGGTGGTTATGTTTGCTTCCCTTATTATCGCCATCGTGATATTTGCAATGGACCAATGTATCGACAAAATCATGCACCTTATTTACGGAGGTTTTTAATTAGGGAGGTAAATCAATGTCTGAAGAAAAAAGAGGCTGGTACGTGCTGCGTGCCATAAGCGGAAAAGAGAGCAAGGTCAAGGAAGTTCTTGATGCCGAAATCAAGAATACTGATCTTGGCAATTACGTATTTCAGGTCTTGATACCTACCGAAAAAGTCTATACCGTACGTAACGGGAAAAAAGTGGTAAAGGAGAAAAACCTTTACTCGGGCTATGTTTTTGTTGAAGCCATCTTAGTAGGCGAGGTGATTCACCACCTGCGCAACACCACCAACGTAATCGATTTCCTGGGTGGAAAATCTAACCAACCGGAGCCCTTGCGGCCTTCGGAGGTTAATCGTATGTTGGGGGCTGTGGACGAGATGCAGGAAGTAGGCGACGAGCCTGCTGTTGTATATCACGTAGGCGAAACGGTAAAAGTAAACTATGGCCCCTTCAACGGCTTTAGTGGAATTATCGAAGAGGTGAACAACGAGAAGAAGAAGCTGAAAGTGATGGTCAAGATTTTCGGTCGCAAGACTCCGTTGGAATTGGAAAACTCGCAAGTAGAGCGGGAGTAATACAAGAGGTTACGCGCTTGTATGAATCCTCGGTATTTTAATAATATCAAAATTAAAAACAATGGCTAAAGAAATTGCTGGACAAATCAAATTACAGATTAAAGGTGGTGCAGCAAACCCCTCTCCTCCCGTAGGACCTGCTCTGGGTTCGAAGGGTATAAACATCATGGAGTTTTGCAAGCAATTCAATGCCCGTACCCAAGACAAGGCCGGTAAGATTCTGCCGGTTGTCATCACCTATTACAGCGACAAGTCTTTCGACTTTGTTGTAAAGACTCCTCCCGTAGCCATTCAGGTTATGGAAGCTGCCAAAGTAAAAGGTGGTTCGGCCGAGCCCAACCGTAAGAAAGTGGGTGAGATCACTTGGGATCAGGTAAAAGCAATCGCCGAGGACAAAATGGTTGACTTGAACTGTTTTACCGTAGAATCGGCCATGCGCATGGTTGCTGGTACAGCGAGAAGTATGGGTATCACCGTAAAAGGGGAATTCCCGGTAAATAACTAATAAACTTCAATTGAAATGGGTAAACTGACAAAAAATCAAAAGTTAGCTTTAGCAAAGATTGAAGCAGGGAAGGCCTACTCACTCAGCGAGGCATCTCAGTTGGTAAAAGATGTTACTTTTACCAAGTTCGACGCATCGCTTGATATTGATGTACGCTTGGGTGTTGACCCTCGTAAAGCCAATCAGATGGTTCGTGGCGTCGTATCGTTGCCTCACGGAACCGGTAAGCAAGTACGTGTATTGGTGCTCTGTACGCCCGATGCCGAGGCTGCTGCCAAAGAAGCCGGTGCCGACTATGTAGGACTCGACGAGTATATCGAGAAAATCAAAGGCGGTTGGACCGATATCGACGTGATCATTACGATGCCTGCTATCATGGGTAAAATCGGTGCTCTGGGTCGTGTGTTGGGCCCCCGTGGTTTGATGCCTAACCCCAAGAGTGGTACGGTTACTACCGATGTGGCTAAAGCTGTAAAAGAAGTAAAACAAGGTAAGATCGACTTCAAAGTCGACAAGAACGGTATAGTACATGCCTCGATAGGTAAGATTTCGTTTGCTGCCGAGCAGATTCGCGACAACGCAAAAGAGTTTGTTTCGACGTTGATCAAATTGAAACCTACTGCTGCTAAGGGTGCTTATATCAAGAGTATTTATCTTTCGAGTACAATGAGCCCGGGTATCAAGATTGATCCCAAATCGGTTGACGAGAACTAAAATTAGGAATTATGAGAAAGGAAGATAAAGGCACTATTATTGCACAAATAGCAGACACTGTAAAGGAGTACAGCTGCTTCTACCTCGCCGAAACCGCTACGTTGAATGCCGAAAAAACCAGTAATCTGCGTCGCGCATGTTTCAAAGAAGGTATCAAAATGATGGTTGTAAAGAACGCTTTGCTGCACAAGGCTCTCGAAGGTCTCGATGCCGACTACACGCCGCTGTACAGCTCGTTGAAGGGTTCTACAACAATGTTCTTCTCGAATGTAGGTAACGCTCCGGCCAAACTGATCAAGGAATTCAGAAAAACTTCTGAGGACCTCGTCTTGAAAGCCGCTTATGTAGAAGAAGGTTTCTATATCGGCGCCGATCAGTTGGATACGCTGGTTGCCATCAAGAGCAAAAACGAACTTATTGCTGAGGTTATCGCCCTCTTGCAGTCTCCTGCCAAGAATGTGGTATCGGCTCTTCAGTCAGGCGGTTCGACCCTCCATGGAGTATTGCAGACTCTATCAGAAAGATAACTTTTTATACAAAAACATTATTACGAATAATAACATTTAATTCATACAAAAATGGCAGATTTGAAAGCTTTTGCAGAACAATTAGTTAACTTGACCGTAAAGGAAGTAAACGAACTTGCTCAAATTTTGAAAGACGAATATGGTATTGAACCTGCTGCTGCAGCTGTTGCTGTTGCTGCTGCTCCCGCTGCCGGCGGAGCTGCTGCTGAGGAAAAAACATCGTTCGATGTAGTTCTGAAAGCTGCTGGTGCAAATAAACTGGCTATCGTTAAATTGGTGAAAGAACTCACCGGCCTTGGTTTGAAAGAGGCCAAAGACCTCGTAGATGGTGCTCCTAACAACATCAAGGAAGGTCTTGCTAAAGCTGATGCTGAAGCTCTGAAAAAACAACTCGAAGACGCTGGAGCAGAAGTTGAACTTAAATAATATATCTGATTATCAGATAGGTTGGTTAAGAATCATCTTAGTCGGTGATTCTTAACCTTTTTGTGTATATATTTTTAATTAAGTTCACTTAATCCATTTTTAAATGTCTTCTACAATAGGTAAACCACGCGTAAATTTCGCTTCAATCAAAAATCCGCTGCCTTATCCGGATTTTCTTGAAGTTCAGTTGAAGTCGTTTCAAGACTTTTTGCAACTTGACACTCCGCCTGAAAAGAGAAAAAACGAAGGTCTTTTCAAGGTATTTGCCGAGAACTTTCCCATTGCTGATACGCGCAACAATTTTGTCCTCGAATTCCTGGACTACTATATCGACCCGCCCAGATACACGATTGAGGAGTGTCTGGAAAGAGGGTTGACATACAGTGTACCCTTAAAGGCCAAGCTGAAACTATATTGTACCGACCCCGATCACGAGGATTTCGCTACGGTAATCCAAGACGTTTATTTGGGCCCGATTCCCTACATGACGGCCAAAGGCACGTTTGTCATCAACGGTGCCGAGCGGGTAGTGGTATCGCAGCTGCACCGTTCGCCGGGAGTCTTCTTCGGCCAGAGTACGCACGCCAACGGGACGAAGCTCTATTCGGCCCGTATCATTCCGTTCCGCGGTTCCTGGATCGAGTTTGCTACCGACATCAACAACGTAATGTATGCCTATATCGACCGGAAGAAGAAATTGCCCGTGACTACCTTGTTGCGTGCCATTGGGTTCGAGACCGATAAGGATATTCTCGAAATCTTCGGTCTGGCAGAAGACCTCAAAGTATCCAAGACCAACCTGAAAAAAGCTATCGGTCGTCGTCTGGCCGGTAATGTGGTGAAGTCGTGGGTAGAAGATTTTGTCGATGAAGATACGGGCGAGGTTGTTTCCATCGAACGTACCGAAATCGTCATTCCCCGTGAAACCGTCCTGGAAGAGTCGCACATCGCCGACATTCTCGAATCGGGTGTTCAGAATATCCTCCTGCACAAGGAAGGCGGAAACACCTCGGACTATTCGATTATCTTCAACACCCTCCAAAAAGATTCCAGCAACTCGGAGAAGGAGGCAGTGCTCTATATCTATCGCCAGTTGCGTAATGCCGAGCCGGCCGACGAAGCCAGTGCCCGCGAGGTTATCACCAACCTCTTCTTCTCGGAGAAACGTTACGACTTGGGCGAAGTAGGACGTTACAGAATAAACAAGAAATTAAACCTCTCCACCTCGCCCGACGTGAAGGTGCTCACCAAGGAGGACATCATCGAGATTATCAAGTATCTCATCGAACTGATTAACTCCAAGACCGATGTCGATGATATCGACCACCTGAGCAACCGTCGTGTGCGCACCGTAGGAGAGCAATTATACAATCAGTTCGGCGTAGGGTTGGCCCGTATGGCCCGCACCATTCGCGAGCGTATGAACGTGCGCGACAACGAGGTGTTTACCCCCATCGACCTGATTAACGCCAAGACGATATCGTCGGTAATCAACACCTTCTTCGGTACCAATGCCTTGTCGCAGTTCATGGACCAGACCAACCCGTTGGCCGAGATTACCCACAAGCGCCGTATGTCGGCCCTGGGTCCCGGCGGTCTGTCGCGTGAGCGTGCCGGTTTCGAGGTGCGCGACGTGCACTACACCCACTATGGTCGTCTGTGTCCTATCGAGACGCCCGAGGGTCCTAACATCGGTCTGATTTCGTCGTTGTGCGTATATGCCAAGATTAATGATTTAGGTTTCATCGAAACTCCGTACCGTAAGGTAAAAGACGGAAAAGTGGACCTGTCGCCCGAAGGTGTTGTCTACCTGACCGCCGAGGTTGAAGAGGGTCAGATTATCGCTCAGGGTAATGCCCCGCTCAACGACGACGGTACCTTTATCCGCAACAAGGTAAAAGCCCGTTTGGATGCCGACTTCCCCATCGTGTCGCCCGACCAGGTGAACCTGATGGACGTGTCGCCTACGCAAATTGCCTCGATTGCCGCATCGCTCATTCCCTTCCTCGAACACGACGATGCCAACCGTGCATTGATGGGATCGAACATGATGCGCCAGGCCGTACCTCTGCTGCGTCCCGAGGCTCCTATCGTAGGAACCGGTATCGAGGGCCAGCTGATACGCGACTCGCGCACCCAGATTATGGCCGAAGGCGCCGGTGTTGTCGAGTTTGTCGACGCCACTGTGATTCGTATCCGCTACGACCGCACCGAGGACGAAGAGTTTGTAAGTTTTGAAGATGCCGTTAAAGAGTATAAGCTCCCGAAATTCCGCAAGACCAACCAGAGCACCACGATTGACCTGCGTCCTATCTGCCACAAGGGCGACCGTGTGAAAGCCGGCGACATTCTCACCGAAGGTTATTCGACAGAGAACGGCGAGTTGGCTTTGGGCCGCAACCTCAAAGTGGCCTTCATGCCTTGGAAGGGTTACAACTACGAGGACGCCATCGTGCTGAACGAGCGCATGGTTCGTGAAGATATCCTCACCTCGGTTCACGTCGACGAGTATTCGCTCGAAGTGCGTGAGACCAAGCGCGGTATGGAAGAGCTCACCTCCGATATTCCCAACGTGAGCGAAGATGCCACCAAGGACCTCGACGAACGCGGTATTATCCGCGTGGGTGCCCAGGTGAACCCCGGGGACATCATGATTGGTAAGATTACCCCCAAAGGCGAGTCGGATCCTTCGCCCGAAGAGAAGCTGTTGCGCGCCATCTTTGGCGACAAGGCCGGCGATGTGAAAGATGCTTCGTTGAAAGCTACCCCCTCGTTGAAAGGTGTAGTTATCGGTACCAACCTCTTCTCGCGTGCCATCAAGAAGAAAAAATCGAAACTGAGCGACAAAGCCATTCTGCCCAAGCTCGACGAAGAGTATGAAGAGAAGATGAACGGCTTGAAAGCCATTCTCATCGACAAGTTGCTCGTCCTCACTCAGGGCAAGGTTTCGCAAGGTGTGAAAGACTTCATGGGTACCGACATCGTTCCCAAGGGAACCAAGTTTACCCAGGCTGCTCTCAATAAAATCGACTATACCACCGTACAGGTGAGCAAGTGGACGACCGATGCTGCCAAGAACGAGTTGATTCGTGCCACCATCATCAACTACTTGAAGAAATACAAAGAGTATGATGCCGAGTTGCGTCGCAAGAAATTCGATATCTCGATTGGTGACGAGCTCCCCTCGGGTATCGTGCAAATGGCCAAGGTCTACATCGCCAAGAAGCGTAAGATCAGCGTGGGCGACAAGATGGCCGGTCGTCACGGTAACAAAGGTATCGTGTCGCGTATCGTGCGTCAGGAAGATATGCCGTTCCTGGCCGACGGAACTCCCGTCGACATCGTGCTGAACCCGCTGGGTGTGCCTTCGCGTATGAACCTGGGTCAGATTTTTGAAACCGTTCTGGGTTGGGCCGGAGCCGAGCTGGGCGAGAAATTCGCTACGCCTATCTTCGACGGAGCCAGCCTCGACGACCTCAATGACTGGACCGACAAGGCTGGTCTTCCCCGCTACGGTAAGACCTACCTCTACGACGGTGGCACCGGCGAG
It contains:
- the secE gene encoding preprotein translocase subunit SecE — translated: MKKLKILADIQDSYNELVHKVSWPTKSELANSAVVVMFASLIIAIVIFAMDQCIDKIMHLIYGGF
- the rplJ gene encoding 50S ribosomal protein L10; the protein is MRKEDKGTIIAQIADTVKEYSCFYLAETATLNAEKTSNLRRACFKEGIKMMVVKNALLHKALEGLDADYTPLYSSLKGSTTMFFSNVGNAPAKLIKEFRKTSEDLVLKAAYVEEGFYIGADQLDTLVAIKSKNELIAEVIALLQSPAKNVVSALQSGGSTLHGVLQTLSER
- a CDS encoding tyrosine-type recombinase/integrase; its protein translation is MLAESFLRYIRYEKNLSTHTVLSYKNDLFQFKEFLETIAPGCELQQVTPDQVREWIAALSEDGMSARTVSRKISSLRAFYRYLMAQSVIAGSPVKEVRVPKVRKKLPVYLRRDTMDELLDDVEYGDDFEGIRNKLIIEMFYSTGIRRAELIGLHDDDVRAEEIKVTGKRNKQRLVPYGPELAALIADYRKARREAGFAHADYFFVKKDGEPLYPQLVYRVVKQALSQVCTLEKKSPHVLRHTFASVMLNNGAGLNSVKELLGHHSLASTEVYTHITFEELKQSYNQAFPKRKP
- the tuf gene encoding elongation factor Tu; the encoded protein is MAKEQFQRTKPHVNIGTIGHVDHGKTTLTAAITMVLAKKGLSEMRSFDSIDNAPEEKERGITINTSHVEYETANRHYAHVDCPGHADYVKNMVTGAAQMDGAIIVVAATDGPMPQTREHILLARQVNVPRIVVFLNKCDMVDDEEMLELVEMEMRELLNAYEYDGDNTPIIRGSALGALNGEPKWEEKIMELMDAVDTWIPLPPRDVDKPFLMPVEDVFSITGRGTVATGRIEAGRVKVGDEVQILGLGADKKSVVTGVEMFRKILDEGEAGDNVGLLLRGIDKNEIKRGMVICHPGQVKPHSEFKAQVYILKKEEGGRHTPFHNHYRPQFYIRTLDVTGEITLPEGVEMVMPGDHVTINVKLITPVACDKGLRFAIREGGRTVGSGQITEILD
- the rpoB gene encoding DNA-directed RNA polymerase subunit beta; amino-acid sequence: MSSTIGKPRVNFASIKNPLPYPDFLEVQLKSFQDFLQLDTPPEKRKNEGLFKVFAENFPIADTRNNFVLEFLDYYIDPPRYTIEECLERGLTYSVPLKAKLKLYCTDPDHEDFATVIQDVYLGPIPYMTAKGTFVINGAERVVVSQLHRSPGVFFGQSTHANGTKLYSARIIPFRGSWIEFATDINNVMYAYIDRKKKLPVTTLLRAIGFETDKDILEIFGLAEDLKVSKTNLKKAIGRRLAGNVVKSWVEDFVDEDTGEVVSIERTEIVIPRETVLEESHIADILESGVQNILLHKEGGNTSDYSIIFNTLQKDSSNSEKEAVLYIYRQLRNAEPADEASAREVITNLFFSEKRYDLGEVGRYRINKKLNLSTSPDVKVLTKEDIIEIIKYLIELINSKTDVDDIDHLSNRRVRTVGEQLYNQFGVGLARMARTIRERMNVRDNEVFTPIDLINAKTISSVINTFFGTNALSQFMDQTNPLAEITHKRRMSALGPGGLSRERAGFEVRDVHYTHYGRLCPIETPEGPNIGLISSLCVYAKINDLGFIETPYRKVKDGKVDLSPEGVVYLTAEVEEGQIIAQGNAPLNDDGTFIRNKVKARLDADFPIVSPDQVNLMDVSPTQIASIAASLIPFLEHDDANRALMGSNMMRQAVPLLRPEAPIVGTGIEGQLIRDSRTQIMAEGAGVVEFVDATVIRIRYDRTEDEEFVSFEDAVKEYKLPKFRKTNQSTTIDLRPICHKGDRVKAGDILTEGYSTENGELALGRNLKVAFMPWKGYNYEDAIVLNERMVREDILTSVHVDEYSLEVRETKRGMEELTSDIPNVSEDATKDLDERGIIRVGAQVNPGDIMIGKITPKGESDPSPEEKLLRAIFGDKAGDVKDASLKATPSLKGVVIGTNLFSRAIKKKKSKLSDKAILPKLDEEYEEKMNGLKAILIDKLLVLTQGKVSQGVKDFMGTDIVPKGTKFTQAALNKIDYTTVQVSKWTTDAAKNELIRATIINYLKKYKEYDAELRRKKFDISIGDELPSGIVQMAKVYIAKKRKISVGDKMAGRHGNKGIVSRIVRQEDMPFLADGTPVDIVLNPLGVPSRMNLGQIFETVLGWAGAELGEKFATPIFDGASLDDLNDWTDKAGLPRYGKTYLYDGGTGERFDQPATVGVIYMLKLGHMVEDKMHARSIGPYSLITQQPLGGKAQFGGQRFGEMEVWALEAFGAAHVLQEILTIKSDDVVGRSKAYEAIVKGEPMPTPGIPESLNVLLHELRGLGLSVNLE
- the nusG gene encoding transcription termination/antitermination protein NusG, which gives rise to MSEEKRGWYVLRAISGKESKVKEVLDAEIKNTDLGNYVFQVLIPTEKVYTVRNGKKVVKEKNLYSGYVFVEAILVGEVIHHLRNTTNVIDFLGGKSNQPEPLRPSEVNRMLGAVDEMQEVGDEPAVVYHVGETVKVNYGPFNGFSGIIEEVNNEKKKLKVMVKIFGRKTPLELENSQVERE
- the rplK gene encoding 50S ribosomal protein L11; its protein translation is MAKEIAGQIKLQIKGGAANPSPPVGPALGSKGINIMEFCKQFNARTQDKAGKILPVVITYYSDKSFDFVVKTPPVAIQVMEAAKVKGGSAEPNRKKVGEITWDQVKAIAEDKMVDLNCFTVESAMRMVAGTARSMGITVKGEFPVNN
- the hpf gene encoding ribosome hibernation-promoting factor, HPF/YfiA family — its product is MEIRIQAIHFDASEKLEKFIQKKVSKLEQYYDGIIAVEVSLKVVKPETAQNKEAGIKVLIPRNEAVFSSKVADSFEEAVDVAVDALAKQLVKSKEKMREK
- the rplL gene encoding 50S ribosomal protein L7/L12, yielding MADLKAFAEQLVNLTVKEVNELAQILKDEYGIEPAAAAVAVAAAPAAGGAAAEEKTSFDVVLKAAGANKLAIVKLVKELTGLGLKEAKDLVDGAPNNIKEGLAKADAEALKKQLEDAGAEVELK
- the rplA gene encoding 50S ribosomal protein L1, with amino-acid sequence MGKLTKNQKLALAKIEAGKAYSLSEASQLVKDVTFTKFDASLDIDVRLGVDPRKANQMVRGVVSLPHGTGKQVRVLVLCTPDAEAAAKEAGADYVGLDEYIEKIKGGWTDIDVIITMPAIMGKIGALGRVLGPRGLMPNPKSGTVTTDVAKAVKEVKQGKIDFKVDKNGIVHASIGKISFAAEQIRDNAKEFVSTLIKLKPTAAKGAYIKSIYLSSTMSPGIKIDPKSVDEN